The Phycisphaeraceae bacterium genome contains the following window.
CCTCTGCGACGATGCGGTCGAAGAGTGCCGCGTTGGTGTCGGGGTAGATGTGCCCGAGGCCGCAGCCGAGTACGACGATGGTTCGTCCGCCGCTTTTGATTGCGGCGGAGTGAGCGGCGGTGTCGATGCCGCGTGCCCCGCCGGAGACGACGGTGAGGCCGGCGCGAGCGAGCGCGGCGGAAAATCGCTCGGCTTGTTCGGTGCCATAGAGCGTGCAGTTGCGAGAGCCGACGATTCCGACGGGGTATCGGTCGAGGTCGTCGTGGTCGATGCGGCCCTTGACCATGAGCATAACGGGTGCGTCGTCGAGTTCGGCCAGGAGTGCGGGGTAGCCTGGGAAGCCTTTGAGAAGGATGGTGGCACCGATGCTGGCGGCGGCGTCGAGCTGCTCGAGAGCGAGTTGGCGTGCTGTGCGAACGTGAGAAGAAATCTGGCTGGCGAGTTTGGGCCCGATGCCGGGGACGGATTCGAAGGCCTTGGGGGAGGCACGAAGAACCTTGGCGGGGGAGCCGAAGTGCTCGATGCAGCGGGCGATACGGATGGGTCCGAGCCCTGGGGTGAAGGCGAGTTGAAGGAGGTCGAGTGCGTCGTCGTCGTAAAGTGTGGTCATGAGCAAGCCTCACTCTGGCAGTTCGGACTTGGCAGCGAGGCGGTAGGGTGGTTTTTTGCGAGTTTGTCCGAAGGCGAGGGTGCGTGCGTAGACGTTGACGGGGCGTGAGAGTGTGACATTGGTGAGCAGTTGCTGCTCGACAATGACCTGGGCGTAGAGGACGCCGGGGTCGGGGCGTTGCATGGTGACGAAGACATCGGCGTGGTTGAGTTTGCGCTGTATGTGATCGATGCGCATGGTCCAGCCTGGCGTGGGGGCTTCGACGACGAGGAGTTGATGTTCGTCGATAGGGCGGACGGTGATGGGGGGCCCATCGAATGCGCGATCGGTGGCGATGGAGCGGCCGGAGGAACAGCCACCGGTTGAAACAAGAGCAAGCGAGAGCGCGAGGCTGAGCACAAGACGATTGAGCATGAGGCGACTCCTGACTGGTCCGCTATGGTATCGTCGATTGGAGTTGAACACCAAACGAATCCCGTGGCTGGTGGCGGCGCGAACCGAGTGGGTGGCGACGTGCGCGTGGGGGCTTGCGGGAGTGATGGTTGTGATGGCGATTGTCGTGCTTCTTATGCCGTTGCATATGGAGCGGGGGGAGGCGGTGTCGGTGCGGGTGCGCGTGGCGGAGGCCCGGTCGGCGATGGTGGTGGAGCACTTGGGGCCGATTGCGGCCCGCGTGGGGCGGGCGCGGGAAGTGATGCTGGTTGCGCCGATCGAGATTCGAGGTGGATTGGAGATGGTGGCGCGCGATGCGAGTGGGCGGGAGGTACGCGGACGTGGGCCGATCGAGTTTCGGAGTGTGATGGGCTCGACGCTGCGGAGCGATGGTCGTGTGTTGGGAGCGGAGATTGTGTGTGTATGGCGGGAGGGTGAAGTTTTTGATGTGGTGAGGCCTGTGGAGTTGGAGCGGTACGTCGCGGGTGTACTGGG
Protein-coding sequences here:
- the dprA gene encoding DNA-processing protein DprA; this encodes MTTLYDDDALDLLQLAFTPGLGPIRIARCIEHFGSPAKVLRASPKAFESVPGIGPKLASQISSHVRTARQLALEQLDAAASIGATILLKGFPGYPALLAELDDAPVMLMVKGRIDHDDLDRYPVGIVGSRNCTLYGTEQAERFSAALARAGLTVVSGGARGIDTAAHSAAIKSGGRTIVVLGCGLGHIYPDTNAALFDRIVAEDRGAIVSELPIDTAPNANNFPSRNRIISGLSLGVLVIEAGARSGALITARVAAEEHGREVMALPGRVDSVASRGTLELIRDAAAAAVIEPADVIATLENAARHHFSGTHEARFVDPVRSETSLGSDNEILGAANPLQSRILAALDSPRTADQLAQALEIESSTLRSELTMLELARRIQRTGSTFVRVTTAR